The following are from one region of the Coffea eugenioides isolate CCC68of chromosome 2, Ceug_1.0, whole genome shotgun sequence genome:
- the LOC113762960 gene encoding uncharacterized protein LOC113762960 yields MVRKQQRREMDWFYSRRGPEWKQGWRGQTMASLSLPPLPLLAIFAIVIFLLSLSQSTNYREQLSPATIDLKLLLFLVPILLILLIRPSFSGGWFNFGTPKPRPGSSAHQSGGFPWGVALLVGILVVLVSYQSSFQSMWFTPLRSSD; encoded by the coding sequence ATGGTAAGAAAACAACAGAGGAGAGAGATGGATTGGTTTTATTCCAGGAGGGGTCCGGAATGGAAACAAGGATGGAGAGGCCAGACGATGGCCTCACTCTCCTTGCCACCGCTTCCGCTACTGGCCATATTTGCCattgttattttcttgttatCATTGTCCCAATCCACAAATTACAGGGAGCAGCTAAGCCCTGCAACCATCGACTTGAAGTTGCTCCTCTTCTTAGTGCCCATCCTTCTAATCTTGTTAATTCGTCCTAGCTTTTCTGGTGGCTGGTTCAACTTCGGGACTCCAAAGCCCAGGCCCGGTTCATCAGCACATCAGAGTGGCGGATTCCCATGGGGTGTTGCCTTGTTGGTGGGGATCCTCGTAGTGTTGGTTTCTTATCAATCATCATTTCAATCTATGTGGTTTACCCCTCTGCGGAGCTCAGATTAG
- the LOC113762030 gene encoding uncharacterized protein LOC113762030 gives MIMVHRRSTAASFLEVFSLNPLPYPVLLFLGVICIFLGLQSYVSYESVVETAEVNLGWIMFAVPVVLIFLVRALSSMDSPERFFWGTSPWDRHRRMQYFRHPEGSSPWGVAAVILLLIVLLQFQSTFLDSWFI, from the coding sequence ATGATCATGGTTCACAGAAGAAGCACTGCAGCCTCCTTCTTGGAGGTTTTCTCACTGAACCCTCTGCCTTACCCGGTTCTGCTGTTCTTGGGAGTCATCTGTATCTTTCTTGGTCTCCAGTCGTACGTCTCTTACGAGTCAGTGGTAGAGACCGCTGAAGTAAACCTGGGATGGATAATGTTTGCCGTGCCGGTGGTCTTGATATTCCTCGTGCGGGCTTTGTCCAGCATGGACAGCCCGGAGAGGTTCTTTTGGGGTACTTCGCCGTGGGATCGGCATCGGAGGATGCAGTACTTTCGGCACCCGGAAGGGAGCTCGCCCTGGGGAGTGGCTGCCGTGATCCTGCTGCTGATTGTTTTGCTGCAATTTCAGTCTACTTTTCTTGATAGTTGGTTTATATGA